A DNA window from Arachis duranensis cultivar V14167 chromosome 3, aradu.V14167.gnm2.J7QH, whole genome shotgun sequence contains the following coding sequences:
- the LOC127745449 gene encoding uncharacterized protein LOC127745449 gives MGEDLMQIVCGIVSLGGLSSMYSGYPGRSALVMQTKDVSNKLHMQTLKRSPEYSLYGKVSSKSDGDGSNVLWGVNDNDIPNLTAPDSDEDELGGQLTAPMRKNRRLFDTPRGTASAPAKRSRGASCSKVTRKSIKTNFKPHHDMDLNWADTVLFKFLFSDGHPLEFNLSCLAVRLMAGLLKWL, from the exons ATGGGTGAAGATTTGATGCAAATTGTTTGTGGAATTGTCTCCCTTGGTGGACTTTCC TCCATGTACAGTGGTTACCCAGGAAGGTCTGCTCTGGTTATGCAGACAAAAGATGTTAGCAACAAA TTGCACATGCAAACGTTGAAGAG GTCTCCTGAGTATTCACTTTATGGAAAGGTATCTTCTAAGAGTGACGGAGATGGCAGCAACGTTCT TTGGGGTGTTAATGATAATGACATCCCAAACTTGACGGCTCCCGACTCCGATGAGGATGAACTAGGTGGTCAATTAACAGCTCCCATGAGAAAGAATAGGAGGCTATTTGATACACCAAGGGGAACTGCATCAGCCCCTGCCAAGCGTTCCAGAGGAGCTTCTTGTTCTAAAGTGACTCGA AAGAGTATAAAGACGAATTTCAAGCCTCATCATGATATGGACCTTAATTGGGCTGATACTGTGCTATTCAAGTTTTTGTTTTCCGATGGGCACCCTTTAGA ATTCAATCTCTCATGCCTGGCCGTGAGATTGATGGCAGGGTTGTTGAAATGGTTGTGA